The Oncorhynchus keta strain PuntledgeMale-10-30-2019 chromosome 28, Oket_V2, whole genome shotgun sequence DNA segment gcATATCATACGCCCgccaaaaatgctaacctcccttgttattggtaatggggagaggttagtatgttttgggGGCATGATCTTTGTGCATCTGCAGCTTTCTCGCTCATCAGGAAAAATCCATGCCATAACCAATTGCATTACAGCTAAAACCAGCTTTGATCGGTCTTAAATATCCCTAGTTGCATTCACTGAAATTGGCATATTtctcccacctctcccacctCAGCGCAAACCAGCTGATTTTTAGACTGGTAAATTGCTGAACCTGGTGCAATAGCTGGAAAATGCCAGTGCGCCAGATTTTACATGATGAAATTGCAAACTAATGTGCATTTGACAGTTCCACCTCCTTAACGCCAGCTGAAAATAGAGCCCTATAAGTGAATTTATCCAATTAATAGTGACACCTTCAAATGGAGGGACTAGATGCTTTTATTTCTAAACGGTTAAACGGAtgtgtatgaaaataccctcaaatgaagTGACATTCTCTACTATCATCCATGgatgcaactttcactggggacgttCTGAAATGTTATTTTTGTCTCCCCGTGTTTTATTATTgaaatgtgatacaaaacgaggcaatagtgtgctttaggaccatgcggacacaCGCCTCCGAGGGATTAGGCAGGCTGTTTGGAGTATTTATCCGACAggataaaaaaatgtatgttgtccccccccccccacttcgAAAACTAAAGTTGCACCCCTTATGTCTACTCATATAAAACATTTGCGCTCAAATCCAAAATCCTGGAGTATAGAGACAATTAAAACATTtgagcttcactgtccaaataaatccATAGAGAAATGTATGTTTTCCAGTATACGATGAAGCCAAAGCTGCTTACAAGGAAACAAACATTATACTAATACAATCTCTGATGAAGCAGAACAACTTAATCTAATTCTAATATCATgcatctctcgctctttctctctcacgctccctctcgctcgctctcccagGCTCCCAACCCTACAGCCAATGAGTTCATCCCTAAGGGGGTTCCCCGCATGGCCACTATGGTCCAGTCCAGTGTTCCAGCCTTCCCCATGCCCCTATTCCCCCACCCCAGCCTCAGCAGCTCCACCGCCGCTGCCCTAGCACCCGGTGAGCCATCCACTACAGAAACCATTTCATTCTCTGACTTAGAGCCCACCAACCAAGGGGTTGTATTGCTTTCAGCCCTGCTCTCTTTTTGCACCATATCGTAGATATGTCAGGTTGAGTGAGTTTGCAGAGGTTCTCTAATGATGTTACTTCCCATTGTTCTCCTGGCAAACAGGTGAATGGACTCCATACTACAATGGAGATGCTCTAGAAAAAACAACAGACAATGTATTATTCAAGTAAATCCCCAGCATGATGAATTCCACCATAGTCAGTCACCCGTTAGAACAATGATTGGAGCCACCCCAATGAACTCTGTACCTCTGCTTAACCAATGTCCTCTCTGGTATCCCCCCCTCTCCACAGGGATGTCTCTTTCTGCAGGGTcctcccccctccactcccccaAAATCACCCCCCACACCTCCCCTGCCCCACGCCGGCGCAGCCACACCCCCAACCCCAACAACCCCAATCCGGCTAACTACATGGTGCCCACCAGTGTGTCTGACCAGGGGGCCCACATCATCCAGAAGGAGACGGTGGGGGGGACCACCTACTTCTACACCGACAACACCCCCGCTCCCATGGCCGGGATGGTACGTTCCATTTAGTTGCCTTTACTGACGGCATTGAAAATATATTCCTCATTATCATCAGTGGACTGTCAGTTATGATTTCTCCATCAATAGGAAGTACAGTCGTTAAATGTGTTTTTGTGCAGGTGTTTCCTACCTACCACATCTACCCCCCCACTGCTCCCCACGTGGCCTACATGCAGCCCAAAGCCAACGCTCCGTCCTTCTTCATGGCTGATGAACTCCGACAGGTACCCCCCCCCCCTGTCTCCAATTTGTCAgtatctctctcttcacccccctgGTTCTTCCTGTCTGAAACCAACTTTCTGTTTCCCTTTTGGTCCCTTCTCTTTTTTGTCCTGTCTCCATgtttgactctttctctctcatctacCTGGTTCTGTTTGTCTGGCTCTGTTCTAATCCTCCAATCATACTGTGATGtcagtgttattattattattattattattattattattattatctctgATGTCATTTCCTATGGTTCCCTGTAGGAGCTGATAAACAGACATCTAATCACCATGGCTCAGATCGACCAGTCAGAGAACACCGGTAAAGCATTCCTTCCCTGATTGGCTGaatagaggtagtggaggggCTATTATTGGAGTTGTGGTCATTGTGGACAGTTGATATGGGTTCTGCCGTTGTGGTCATTGTTGGACAGTTGAAATGTGTTCTGACGGTATGGTTGTGTAGCTTCTGTTGCGGTCGATGTGGAGTTTCCTTGCTGGCTGAAAGTGAGACTCGCAGCTGAGTCGTGTCTGTCTGTAGGATTCCTGATGAcagtttatatacacacacacacacacacacacacacacacagtcacacagtcacacacacacacagtcacacacacacagtcacacagtcacacacacagtcacacacacagtcacactggtTGGTTTATAGAACATTGTCAAGTTGTTCAACTATCAAAACTTAAGATGAAGATGAGTGTCAACTGATGTATTTGATGTAGACATTGTGTGTTGGTGTATATACGCTGTGTatacccccctttgccctcagaacagccttaatttgtcagggcagggactctacaaggtataaagcgttccacagggatgctggcccatgttgactcattgcttcccacagttgtcaagttggctggatgtccttcgggtggtggaccattcttgatacacttgGGAAacttgagcatgaaaaacccagcagcgttgcagttcttgacacactcaaaccggtgccaGGCACCTagtaccataccctgttcaatggcacttaaatcttttgtcttgtccattcaccctctgaatgacacacatacacaatccatgtctcaattgtctcaagcctTAAAactccttatttaacctgtctcccctccttcaACTACACTTGTtaaaacaagtgacatcaataagggatgatAGGTTTCAGCTGATCAGTCTGtcaaggaaagagcaggtgtttgtaatgttttgtccactccgTGTACGTGTGTTCTCATGATGTGTATCCCTGTCCCAGGTGTTCCCTCTGAGGTGGATAGCTACCACAGCCTGTTTCCCCTGGAGCCTGTCCCCCCTCCCAACCGCCTGCAGAAGACCAGCAACTTCAGCTACATCACTTCCTGCTACAAGGCCGTCAACAGCAAGGACGACCTGCCTTACTGCCTGAGGAGGGTAcatggtgagaccacacacacacactttttcttcATGTCCTTGGGATTTTAAATGATCAGCCTTGATTGAAAATAAAAGGATTCCTGAGTGGTCATGTTCTCTAAATgtctttcctgtgtgtgtgtccaggtttcAGGCTGGTGAACACCAAGTGTATGATGCTGGTGGACATGTGGAAGAAGATTCAGCACTCCAACTCTGTTACCCTGAGGGAGGTCTTCACCACCAAGGCCTTTGGAGACcactgtgagttgtgtgtgtgtgggggcggggTCTCTAAGTGTGTTTCCATTGGTTTTTGTTTCAGTGTATGTTTGATTCATAACCCCCACACTaacctcctgtttctctcccagCGTTGGTGTTTTCCTATGACTTCCATGCGGGGGCAGAGACCATGTTTAGCAGGCACTTCAACGACCCCACTGCCGACTCCTACTTCACCAAGAGGAAGTGGGGTGAGTCATTTTCCATCTCTTTCATACTGACCCCAACGTACGCCCTCCACCACTCTCATACTGACCCCAACGTactccctccaccactctcatACTGACCCCAACGTACTCCCTCCACCACTGTCATACTGACCCCAACGTactccctccaccactctcatATTGACCCCAACATACTCCTTCCACCACTCTCATACTGACCCCAACGTACTCCTTCCACCGCTCTCATATTGACCCCAACGTACTCCTTCCACCGCTCTCATACTGACCCCAAGGTACGCCCTCCACCACTCTCATACTGACCCGAACGTactccctccaccactctcatACTGACCCCAACgtaccccctccacctctctcacactGACACCAATGTACCCCCTCCACCACTCTCACACTGACACCAATGTACCCCCTCCACCACTCTCATACTGACCCCAAcgtactccctccacctctctcatacTGACCCCAACgtaccccctccacctctctcatacCCGCCCCAAcgtactccctccacctctctcacactGATGCCAACGTACCCCCTCCACCGCTCTCACACTGACCCCAAcgtactccctccacctctctcacatTGACCCCAACGTACTCCCTCCACCGCTCTCATATTGACCCCAAcgtactccctccacctctctcatatTGACCCCAAcgtactccctccacctctctcatatTGACCCCAACGtattccctccacctctcttatATTGACCCCAACATAATCCCTCCACCGCTCTCATACTGACCCCCAATGcattcctccctccacctctctcatatTGACCCCAAcgtactccctccacctctctcatatTGACCCCAAcgtactccctccacctctctcatatTGACCCCAAcgtactccctccacctctcttatATTGACCCCAACATAATCCCTCCACCGCTCTCATACTGACCCCCAATGCATTCCTACCTCCACCTCTTTCATACTGACCCCAACGTACCCCTCCACCGCTCTCATATTGACCCCCAATGcattcctccctccacctctttcaTACGGACCCCCAATGCATTCCTCCCTCCACTACTCTCATACTGACTCCGTCCCCCTCTACCACTCTCATACTGACCCCAACATACTCCCTCCACCGCTCTCATATTGACCCCAACTTACTCCCACCACCGCTCTCATATTGACCCCAACGTACTCCCACTACCGCTCTCATATTGACCCCAATGCAttccccttccacctctctcatATTGACCCCAATGTACCCCTCCACCTCTTTAATACTGACCCCAACgtaccccctccacctctctcacactGACGCCAACGTACCCCCTCCACCACTCTCATACTGACCCCAACGTACCCCCTCCACCACTCTCATACTGACCCCAAcgtactccctccacctctttcATACTGACCCCAACgtaccacctccacctctctcacactGACGCCAACGTACCCCCTCCACCACTCTCATACTGACCCCAACgtaccccctccacctctctcacactGACACCAACGTACCCCCTCCACCACTCTCATACTGACCCCAAcgtactccctccacctctctcatacCCGCCCCAACGTACCCACTCCACCTCTCTCACACTGACGCCAACGTACCCCCTCCACCGCTCTCACACTGACCCCAACGTACTCCCTCCACCGCTCTCATATTGACCCCAAcgtactccctccacctctctcatatTGACCCCAACGTACTCCCTCCACCGCTCTCATATTGACCCCAAcgtactccctccacctctctcatatTGACCCCAAcgtactccctccacctctctcatatTGACCCCAACGtattccctccacctctcttatATTGACCCCAACATAATCCCTCCACCGCTCTCATACTGACCCCCAATGcattcctccctccacctctctcatatTGACCCCAAcgtactccctccacctctctcatatTGACCCCAAcgtactccctccacctctctcatatTGACCCCAAcgtactccctccacctctcttatATTGACCCCAACATAATCCCTCCACCGCTCTCATACTGACCCCCAATGcattcctccctccacctctttcaTACTGACCCCAACGTACCCCCTCCACCGCTCTCATATTGACCCCCAATGcattcctccctccacctctttcaTACGGACCCCCAATGCATTCCTCCCTCCACTACTCTCATACTGACTCCGTCCCCCCTCTACCACTCTCATACTGACCCCAACATACTCCCTCCACCGCTCTCATATTGACCCCAACTTACTCCCACCACCGCTCTCATATTGACCCCAACGTACTCCCACTACCGCTCTCATATTGACCCCAATGCAttcccccttccacctctctcatATTGACCCCAATGTACCCCCTCCACCTCTTTAATACTGACCCCAACgtaccccctccacctctctcacactGACGCCAACGTACCCCCTCCACCACTCTCATACTGACCCCAACGTACCCCCTCCACCACTCTCATACTGACCCCAAcgtactccctccacctctttcATACTGACCCCAACgtaccacctccacctctctcacactGACGCCAACGTACCCCCTCCACCACTCTCATACTGACCCCAACgtaccccctccacctctctcacactGACACCAACGTACCCCCTCCACCACTCTCATACTGACCCCAAcgtactccctccacctctctcatacCCGCCCCAACGTACCCACTCCACCTCTCTCACACTGACGCCAACGTACCCCCTCCACCGCTCTCACACTGACCCCAACGTACTCCCTCCACCGCTCTCATATTGACCCCAAcgtactccctccacctctctcatatTGACCCCAACGTACTCCCTCCACCGCTCTCATATTGACCCCAAcgtactccctccacctctctcatatTGACCCCAACGTACCCCCACCACCGCTCTCATATTGACCCCAACGTACCCCCACCACCGCTCTCATATTGACCCCAACGTACTCCCACCACCGCTCTCATATTGACCCCAACGTACCCCCACCACCGCTCTCATACTGGCCCCAATGCAttccccttccacctctctcatATTGACCCCAATGTACCCCCTCCACCTCTTTCATACTGACCCCAACgtaccccctccacctctctcacactGACGCCAACGTACCCCCTCCACCACTCTCACACTGACCCCAACGTACCCCCTCCACCACTCTCACACTGACCCCAACGTACCCCCTCCACCACTCTCACACTGACCCCAACGTACCCCCTCCACCACTCTCACACTGACCCCAACGTACCCCCTCCACCACTCTCACACTGACCCCAACGTACCCCCTCCACCACTCTCACACTGACCCCAACgtaccccctccacctctctcacactGACACCAACGTACCCCCTCCACCACTCTCACACTGACCCCAACGTACCCCCTCCACCACTCTCACACTGACACCAACGTACCCCCTCCACCACTCTCATACTGACCCCAAcgtactccctccacctctttcATACTGACCCCAACgtaccccctccacctctctcacactGATGCCAACGTACCCCCTCCACCACTCTCATACTGACCCCAACgtaccccctccacctctctcatacTGACCCCCAACGTACTCCCTCCACCGCTCTCATATTGACCCCAACGTACTCCCTCCACCGCTCTCACATTGACCCCAACGTACTCCCTCCACCGCTCTCACATTGACCCCAAcgtactccctccacctctctcacatTGACCCCAACGTACTCCCTCCACCGCTCTCACATTGACCCCAACGTACTCCCTCCACCGCTCTCATATTGACCCCAACGTACTCCCTCCACCGCTCTCACATTGACCCCAACGTACTCCCTCCACCGCTCTCACATTGACCCCAAcgtactccctccacctctctcacatTGACCCCAAcgtactccctccacctctcacATTGACCCCAAcgtactccctccacctctctcacatTGACCCCAAcgtactccctccacctctctcacatTGACCCCAACGTACTCCCTCCACCGCTCTCATATTGACCCCAAcgtactccctccacctctctcatacTGACCCCAATGTACTCCCTCCACGGTGTCTCTGTGAGGTGACTGGTGCTAGCGGTGTCTCTGAGGTGACCGGTGCTAGCGGTGTCTCTGTGAGGTGACCGGTGCTAGCGGGGTCTCTGTGAGGTCAACAGTGCTAGCGTGGTCTCTGTGAGGTGACCGGTGCTAGCGGTGTCTCTGTGAGGTGACCGGTGCTAGCGGTGTCTCTGTGAGGTGACCGGTGCTAGCGGTGTCTCTGTGAGGTGACCGGTGCTACCGGTGTCTCTGTGAGGTGACCGGTGCTAGCGTTGTCTCTGTGAGGTGACCGGTGCTAGCGTTGTCTCTGTGAGGTGACCGGTGCTAGCGGGGTCTCTGTGAGGTGACCGGTGCTAGCGGGGTCTCTGTGAGTTGACCGGTGCTAGCGGGGTCTCTGTGAGTTGACCGGTGTTAGCTGGGTCTCTGTGAGGTGACCGGTGGTAACGGGGTCTCTGTGAGGTGACCGGTGCTAGCTGCATCTCTGTGAGTGTGGTAAAGGGGTGTAGGGGGTGGATGTTTGTGGTGCCAGCACTAACAGTTGCTGGTCTGTGTGATAGTTGGGATGTCGTGTGTGGTTTCTGGTGTACTCATGCTGTAGTTGGGGTGGGGGGAAGCTGTGGCTGAAACTGATCCTGAGATAGGTGCTATAGCTACTAGGCAGGCCCAGAGGAAGCAGAGCCTCTCAGCCTCTATGACCACCATTGTAATTACTACTCTATATcacactaacacctctctcaagtgttcattgtgtgtgtgttgtatgtctgTGACTACGTGTCTTGACATTTGgttcccaagtggtgcagcggtctaaggcactacatcttagtgcttgaggcgtcactacagacaccctggtttgaatccaggccatgattgggagtcccatagggtggtgcacaattgatCCAGCTTTGTACGCGTTTgtccggtgtaggctgtcattgtaaataagaatttgttcttctgacttgcctagttaaataaacaaaaCTGGCCTAGGAAGTCTATCCTTTTTATTTGAGAAGCCTCTATGTGTTTCTAATCGTGTGAGTCTGGTGCCCCCCTGTAGGACAGCACGAGCCCCCACCACCCCGGCAGCATGCTGGTCTGCTTCCTGAGTCTCTGATCTGGGCCTACATCGTCCAGCTGAGCTCAGCTCTCAGAACCATCCACACTGCTGGCCTGGCCTGCAGGGTCATGGACCCCAGCAAGATCCTCATCACCGGCAAGaccaggtagacacacacacaccatgcaggcgcacacacacacacaccatgcaggcgcacacacacacacacacacacacacacacgcgcacacgcgcacacgcacacctTGCAGGCACACATAATAGTGACCAAGGTTATGTATCCCAGCAAGGTCCATGTTTTCTGAtaccatttacatttttacatttacatttaagtcatttagcagacgctcttatccagagcgacttacaaattggtgcattcaccttatgacatccagtgaaacagccactttacaatagtaaaTCTCTACCAGGTAGAGACACAGATTTTTAATGTGACGCAGTGTGGTCAGAAACTGATAGCTACCTCGAACCAGTTCAATGTTGCAGctgctgtctctgtgttagtcctGAATTCCCACCATTTTTGCATTGCTTGATTGTGGGCAAGCTACGTAAAGTTCCCTGCTGGGGAACTGTGTATAAACCATTGTGTCTGCAGCCCCCTGATGCTTATCTGGTGGCTTATTTCCTGTAGAGGAACAGTGAAAGCAGAAGCTCTGTATTAGTCCTGGCTTCCTTTTtcagaccccccacacacacacacacctacacacacacacacacagacccccccacacacacacacagaccccccacacacacagaccccccacacacacacacacagaccccccacacacacacacacacacacacacagacccccaacacacacacagctcaccatGTCGTTTGTCCCTGCAGGTTACGGGTGAACTGTGTAGGGGTGTTTGATGTCTTAACGTTTGACAACAGTCAGACCAACCATGTGACCCTCATGCCACAGTACCAGGTACAgtaacctccctctctgtcagtctgGCAGAACACAGCCTTGTTCTGATTCAGATGGACACATGCTTCTGTTCTGTAccctgttcgtgtgtgtgtcAATTTTCCTTCCTGGTATTCCCATTCAAACCGGAAATTTGTATTTTGTCAAGTACTTTAGTGGCCACATTGTATCAGCCATTTTGTTAGCCACAGTTTCTATTTTAGCATTATGTGAATATGGTAGACTGCTGGTGTAGTGATGACTGGTGTTATGTGAATATGGTAGACTGCTGGTGTAGTGATGACTGGTGTTATGTGAATATGGTAGACTGCTGGTGTAGTGATCACTGGTGTTATGTGAATATGGTAGACTGCTGGTGTAGTGATGACTGGTGTTATGTGAATATGGTAGACTGCTGGTGTAGTGATCACTGGTGTTATGTGAATATGGTAGACTGCTGGTGTAGTGATCACTGGTATTATGTGAATATGGTAGACTGCTGGTGTAGTGATCACTGGTGTTATGTGAATATGGTAGACTGCTGGTGTAGTGATCACTGGTGTTATGTGAATATGGTAGACTGCTGGTGTAGTGATCACTGGTGTTATGTGAATATGGTAGACTGCTGGTGTAGTGATCACTGGTGTTATGTGAATATGGTAGACTGCTGGTGTAGTGATCACTGGTGTTATGTGAATATGGTAGACTGCTGGTGTAGTGATGACTGGTGTTATGTGAATATGGTAGACTGCTGGTGTAGTGATGACTGGTGTTATGTGAATATGGTAGACTGCTGGTGTAGTGATGACTGGTGTTTATGTGAATATGGTAGACTGCTGGTGTAGTGATGACTGGTGTTATGTGAATATGGTAGACTGCTGGTGTAGTGATGACTGGTGTTATGTGAATATGGTAGACTGCTGGTGTAGTGATGACTGGTGTTATGTGAATATGGTAGACTGCTGGTGTAGTGATGACTGGTGTTATGTGAATATGGTAGACTGCTGGTGTAGTGATGACTGGTGTTATGTGAATATGGTAGACTGCTGGTGTAGTGATGACTGGTGTTTATGTGAATATGGTAGACTGCTGGTGTAGTGATGACTGGTGTTATGTGAATATGGTAGACTGCTGGTGTAGTGATGACTGGTGTTATGTGAATATGGTAGACTGCTGGTGTAGTGATGACTGGTGTTTATGTGAATATGGTAGACTGCTGGTGTAGTGATGACTGGTGTTATGTGAATATGGTAGACTGCTGGTGTAGTGATGACTGGTGTTATGTGAATATGGTAGACTGCTGGTGTAGTGATGACTGGTGTTATGTGAATATGGTAGACTGCTGGTGTAGTGATGACTGGTGTTTATGTGAATATGGTAGACTGCTGGTGTAGTGATGACTGGTGTTATGTGAATATGGTAGACTGCTGGTGTAGTGATGACTGGTGTTATGTGAATATGGTAGACTGCTGGTGTAGTGATGACTGGTGTTATGTGAATATGGTAGACTGCTGGTGTAGTGATGACTGGTGTTTATGTGAATATGGTAGACTGCTGGTGTAGTGATGACTGGTGTTATGTGAATATGGTAGACTGCTGGTGTAGTGATCACTGGTGTTATGTGAATATGGTAGACTGCTGGTGTAGTGATCACTGGTGTTATGTGAATATGGTAGACTGCTGGTGTAGTGATCACTGGTGTTTATGTAGGgctgggaccataccagtatTCTTTCGATGGCAAAAATGTAAACATGAAGCAGACCTCACTCATTGTCCCTTTAATaacctgctgtatgtaacatattgtgcTGTAGtttagaaaataaatacatgtgactctggatgacaacataatgatgtttgtttccaacattagagCTGTTCTCCTAAAGAGGTTAAATCAgctttgtttccttgccacgatactaactcatatcgcgatactggtatcgtcccggaCATAGTTTCATGTATGAATGTCattttatttaaaacatttatgGGAAGGAGCTTGGTTGGGAAATCTCAGGATACCAGATCTAGTTTTAAATCCTAGTGTGTGTCTGTTATACTTGGCTTTATGAGATGTTGACCTGATATTCTTTGAAATGGTTGAGTTGGCCcctccctgtagtgtgttttgTTAACCCgtttctcgtgtgtgtgtgtgtgtgtgtgtgtgtgtgtgtggcaagcgGACCTGATATCCCTGGGCAAGGTGGTGTTGGCCCTGGCCTGTAGTGTGTTTTGTTAACCCGtttctcgtgtgtgtgtgcagcaagCGGACCTGATATCCCTGGGCAAGGTGGTGTTGGCCCTGGCCTgtaactctctgtgtgtgtgcagcaaGCGGACCTGATATCCCTGGGCAAGGTGGTGTTGGCCCTGgcctgtaactctctctctctgtgtgtgtgtgtgtgtgtgtgtgcagcaagCGGACCTGATATCCCTGGGCAAGGTGGTGTTGGCCCTGGCCTGTAACTCTCTGGCTGGCACTCAGAGAGAGAACCTGCAGAAGGCCATGGAGTTGGTGTCAATCAACTACTCATCAGACCTCAAGAACCTCATCCTGTAAGACACCCACAGACAGAACCTGCACAAGGCTATGAAGCTGGCGTTAATCAACTTCTCACGCatctgcaacaaacactcacgtATGGCATCACAtgtccaactccagtcctcaagggccgagtgtctgcaggttttcacTCTTTCTTTccacttgattgatgaattaaagGTCACTACtgagtaaggaactcccctcacctgttTTTTTGGTCTTAATTGGACACTAATTGAAAGACGAGAACAAGAGCCTCAGACGTGACCCTCCA contains these protein-coding regions:
- the pan3 gene encoding PAN2-PAN3 deadenylation complex subunit PAN3 isoform X2, coding for MEGGTDANLTNSYFSSSFIGVNGFGSPAESKYSMMQRMTSSSSSSSSPSLLDDGEKNFSHSAHDLFHGTLAVGPGQSCGSMENSPWTTQSSFPLPLCPLPDPVSSPISSLFSDFGALSISQRRKAPNPTANEFIPKGVPRMATMVQSSVPAFPMPLFPHPSLSSSTAAALAPGMSLSAGSSPLHSPKITPHTSPAPRRRSHTPNPNNPNPANYMVPTSVSDQGAHIIQKETVGGTTYFYTDNTPAPMAGMVFPTYHIYPPTAPHVAYMQPKANAPSFFMADELRQELINRHLITMAQIDQSENTGVPSEVDSYHSLFPLEPVPPPNRLQKTSNFSYITSCYKAVNSKDDLPYCLRRVHGFRLVNTKCMMLVDMWKKIQHSNSVTLREVFTTKAFGDHSLVFSYDFHAGAETMFSRHFNDPTADSYFTKRKWGQHEPPPPRQHAGLLPESLIWAYIVQLSSALRTIHTAGLACRVMDPSKILITGKTRLRVNCVGVFDVLTFDNSQTNHVTLMPQYQQADLISLGKVVLALACNSLAGTQRENLQKAMELVSINYSSDLKNLILYLLTEQSRLRSVNDIMPMIGARFYTQLDASQMRNDVIEEDLAKEVQNGRLFRLLAKLGTINERPEFQKDRTWSETGDRYLLKLFRDHLFHQVTESGTPWIDLSHIVSCLNKLDAGVPEKINLVSRDEKSVLVVTYSDLKRCFDSTFQELQQAAATGPL
- the pan3 gene encoding PAN2-PAN3 deadenylation complex subunit PAN3 isoform X1, yielding MNSGLPASAAPLGGVGIPCVKVKFCRYYAKDKTCFYGDECQFLHEEPSMANMSLHGGGSPVPLSMSGGAVTAAGYPLSAPPACPVGVPTVTKKSDSLGSAGTALDGQLLTIPGMEGGTDANLTNSYFSSSFIGVNGFGSPAESKYSMMQRMTSSSSSSSSPSLLDDGEKNFSHSAHDLFHGTLAVGPGQSCGSMENSPWTTQSSFPLPLCPLPDPVSSPISSLFSDFGALSISQRRKAPNPTANEFIPKGVPRMATMVQSSVPAFPMPLFPHPSLSSSTAAALAPGMSLSAGSSPLHSPKITPHTSPAPRRRSHTPNPNNPNPANYMVPTSVSDQGAHIIQKETVGGTTYFYTDNTPAPMAGMVFPTYHIYPPTAPHVAYMQPKANAPSFFMADELRQELINRHLITMAQIDQSENTGVPSEVDSYHSLFPLEPVPPPNRLQKTSNFSYITSCYKAVNSKDDLPYCLRRVHGFRLVNTKCMMLVDMWKKIQHSNSVTLREVFTTKAFGDHSLVFSYDFHAGAETMFSRHFNDPTADSYFTKRKWGQHEPPPPRQHAGLLPESLIWAYIVQLSSALRTIHTAGLACRVMDPSKILITGKTRLRVNCVGVFDVLTFDNSQTNHVTLMPQYQQADLISLGKVVLALACNSLAGTQRENLQKAMELVSINYSSDLKNLILYLLTEQSRLRSVNDIMPMIGARFYTQLDASQMRNDVIEEDLAKEVQNGRLFRLLAKLGTINERPEFQKDRTWSETGDRYLLKLFRDHLFHQVTESGTPWIDLSHIVSCLNKLDAGVPEKINLVSRDEKSVLVVTYSDLKRCFDSTFQELQQAAATGPL